A single Suricata suricatta isolate VVHF042 chromosome 2, meerkat_22Aug2017_6uvM2_HiC, whole genome shotgun sequence DNA region contains:
- the LOC115285388 gene encoding interferon-induced protein with tetratricopeptide repeats 5-like — MPLRPRARSAAGAPLPEQKARGDCRLPGPSATTMSEIPKDPLKAILLELECHFTWNLLKEDILFDVDDTIRQQLEFLTTESRLTLYNLLAYVKHLKGQNEDALACLEQAEDMIQREHPDEEEIRRLVTWGNYAWVYYHMDQLKEAQKHLDKIGAVCKKLSSPSDYKLESPEIECEKGWALLKFGGKYYQRAKAAFEKALEAEPDNPEFCIGYAITVYRLDNCNREGPPRGWSLGPLRKAVTLNPENAYIKVLLALKLQDVHAEAEGERYMEEILDQISSQPYVLRYAAKFYRRKKSWDQALGLLKKGLQVTPTSSFLHHQMGLCYRGQMIQIKKGTCNRPRGEDKLRVDRLIAMALYHFRAAVERDSTFVFVYTDLANMYAEGGQCSNAEDVFQKVLHLENISDDHRHQIHYYYGRFQEFHCKSESTAIHHYLEALKFRDRSLLRPKLTSALKRLADKRLSQDPSDVQSLCALGFVYMLEGEKKQAAEYYAQAQRINPENAESLAALCELQDPETAESFAALCEL; from the exons ATGCCCCTGCGACCCCGCGCACGCTCCGCCGCCGGGGCTCCGCTTCCAGAGCAGAAAGCCCGAGGAGACTGCCGCCTCCCGGGACCGTCCGCAACCACCATGAG TGAAATTCCTAAGGACCCCCTGAAGGCCATTCTGTTAGAGTTGGAATGTCACTTTACATGGAATTTGCTTAAGGAAGACATTCTGTTTGATGTGGATGATACAATCAGGCAGCAGCTTGAGTTTCTCACCACAGAATCTAGACTCACTCTTTACAACCTATTGGCCTACGTGAAACACCTAAAAGGGCAAAATGAAGATGCTCTGGCATGCTTGGAACAAGCAGAAGACATGATCCAGAGAGAACACCCCGACGAAGAAGAAATACGGCGTCTGGTCACTTGGGGAAACTATGCCTGGGTGTATTATCACATGGACCAGCTGAAGGAGGCTCAAAAGCATTTAGACAAGATAGGGGCCGTCTGCAAGAAACTGTCCAGTCCTTCTGACTACAAGTTGGAGAGTCCTGAGATTGAATGTGAAAAAGGGTGGGCACTCTTGAAATTTGGAGGAAAGTATTACCAGAGGGCTAAAGCAGCTTTTGAGAAGGCTCTGGAGGCGGAGCCTGACAATCCAGAATTCTGCATCGGCTACGCCATCACGGTGTATCGGCTGGATAACTGTAACAGAGAAGGGCCTCCAAGGGGCTGGTCTCTGGGCCCGCTGAGGAAGGCTGTCACCCTGAACCCAGAAAACGCCTACATTAAGGTGTTACTGGCACTGAAGCTTCAAGATGTACATGCAGAAGCTGAAGGGGAGAGGTACATGGAAGAAATCCTGGACCAGATATCCTCCCAACCTTACGTCCTTCGTTATGCAGCCAAATTctataggagaaaaaaatcctgGGACCAAGCTCTTGGACTTTTGAAAAAGGGCTTGCAGGTGACGCCTACGTCCTCATTTCTGCATCACCAGATGGGACTCTGCTATAGGGGACAAATGATCCAGATCAAGAAGGGCACGTGCAACAGGCCTAGAGGGGAggataaactgagggttgacaggcTTATTGCAATGGCTCTGTATCATTTCAGAGCAGCTGTGGAACGAGACTCCACATTTGTGTTTGTCTACACAGACCTGGCCAACATGTATGCTGAGGGAGGCCAGTGCAGCAATGCTGAAGACGTTTTCCAGAAAGTCCTTCATCTGGAGAACATAAGTGATGATCACAGACATCAGATCCACTATTACTATGGACGCTTTCAGGAGTTTCACTGTAAATCAGAAAGCACTGCCATCCACCATTACTTAGAGGCCTTGAAGTTTAGAGACCGGTCACTCCTCCGCCCCAAACTAACAAGTGCTCTGAAGAGACTGGCTGACAAGAGACTTAGTCAGGATCCTTCAGATGTGCAGAGTTTATGTGCCCTGGGGTTTGTTTACATgctggagggagaaaagaagcaagCTGCTGAGTACTATGCTCAGGCCCAGAGGATCAATCCAGAAAATGCAGAGTCCCTTGCTGCCCTCTGTGAGCTCCAAGATCCAGAAACTGCAGAGTCCTTTGCTGCCCTCTGTGAGCTCTGA
- the LOC115275724 gene encoding interferon-induced protein with tetratricopeptide repeats 1-like → MSKDADEVRDKLGQLRCHFTWELLFEDSEMPDLENRILDEIEFLDTKYNVGIYNLLAYIKHLKGQNQEALGSLKELDKALQLLQKALQATPSSAFLHHQIGLCYRAQMIQIKRAAKWQPRGQDRENIDKMVKLAISHFQFALEQKPTFGIAYIHLASMYIEAGNYRKAEDVYQKLFCLKSLDEETLQQAHFYYGQFQEFQKKSEVNAVIHYLKVLKIEKVSLTRNKCINSLEKLTLRKLSRNASDIESLSILGFIYKVQGEMHKALEHYEQALQLAADSGNSGM, encoded by the exons TAAGGATGCTGATGAGGTCAGAGACAAGCTGGGTCAGCTGAGATGCCACTTCACGTGGGAGCTGCTCTTTGAAGACAGTGAGATGCCGGATTTAGAGAACAGGATCTTGGACGAGATTGAGTTCCTAGACACCAAGTACAACGTGGGAATATACAACCTGCTGGCCTACATCAAACACCTGAAAGGCCAGAACCAGGAAGCCCTGGGGAGCCTGAAGGAA CTGGATAAAGCTCTTCAGCTCTTACAGAAGGCCCTGCAGGCCACGCCCTCCTCCGCTTTCCTGCACCACCAGATCGGGCTTTGCTACAGGGCACAGATGATCCAAATAAAGAGAGCTGCAAAGTGGCAGCCCAGAGGTCAGGATAgagaaaatattgacaaaatgGTAAAATTAGCCATATCTCATTTTCAATTTGCTCTGGAGCAAAAGCCCACCTTTGGCATTGCTTATATTCACCTGGCCAGTATGTACATAGAAGCTGGCAACTACAGAAAAGCTGAAGACGTTTACCAAAAATTGTTTTGCTTGAAATCCCTCGATGAAGAAACACTCCAACAGGCACATTTCTACTATGGTCAATTTCAggaatttcaaaagaaatctgaagTCAATGCAGTCAtccattatttaaaagtattaaaaatagaaaaggtgtcactgacaagaaataaatgtattaattcttTGGAGAAACTGACTTTAAGAAAACTTTCCAGAAATGCATCAGACATAGAAAGCTTGAGCATTCTTGGGTTCATCTACAAAGTCCAAGGAGAAATGCACAAAGCGCTGGAGCACTATGAGCAGGCCCTACAGCTCGCTGCGGACTCTGGGAACTCGGGCATGTGA